CATCGCCGCCATTTTGCGTGACCTGCCCGATTTGCAAAGCGCTGCCCACACCCTGGTCAACGCGGCGCATCGGGCTGGCAGCCAGGACAACGCCAGCGCCCTGCTGGTAAGGGTCGACACCCTGGGCGAAAGCGACATCGGCGATGCCTTGATGCAGTTGCAGCAATGGCCGTTACCGCCCGTACTGAGACCGGGGCAACACTTTGAGGGCTGGCAGGTAGAAAGCCATCTTGGCCAGAGCCAGCAATCGCTGCTCTACCGGGTTCGCGACGCGCAACAACAGCCCTGGCTGCTGAAAACCCTGCCGGCCCGTCTGCACGACGATCATCAGGCCGGGCAGGCATTGCTGTCGGAAGAATGGTTTCTCAAGCGCGTGGCCGGGCGGCACTTTCCTGAAGTACACCCTGCCAGTCAGCGTCAGCATCTGTACTACGTGATGCGTGAATACGCAGGCATTACCCTGGAAAAACTCTACGCCAGGGGTGGGCCGCTGCCCTTGGCCCAATGGCTGGATCTGGCCGAGCGCCTGCTACGGGCTGTGGGGCTGCTACACCGGCGGCAGATTTTTCACCGCGATATCAAACCGCACAATGTGCTGCTGAGTGACGACGGCGAGTTGCGCGTGCTGGACTTCGGGCTGGCCTACTGCCCGGGCCTGTCAGAGGACTTGCCATCGGCACTGCCCGGCACACCCAGTTATATCGCTCCGGAAGCCTTTCGCGGCGAAAAACCCGCCGCCCGACAGGATCTGTATGCAGTGGGCGTTACACTTTATTACCTGCTGACCGGGCACTATCCCTACGGCGAAATCGAAGCCTTCCAGCGCCCGCGCTTTGGTGTGCCGGTGAGCGCCAGTCGATATCGCCCCGACCTGCCGGAATGGATTGCCCACAGCCTGGAACGCGGCGTTGCGGCCGATCCGCAGCAGCGCTTTGAAACGGCCGAGGAATGGTTGCTGCAACTGGAACAGGGCGAACGCCAGAGCCTGAACGTGCGCCCCAGGCCCTTGCTGGAGCGAGAGCCACTGATGGTGTGGCGGGCGGTGGCATTGATGTCGTTATTGATCAATCTGGCGCTGATGTTTTTGCTGCTTCACACATAACAGCCGCTCGAAAACCCTGTAGCCGCTGACGAGGAACGAAGGCTGCGATCGATGTGCCGCATCACACCGATCGCAGCCTCGCTCCGCTCCTCAGCGGCTACAGGAGTAACGCTCCAATATCGGGCGCGACGCGTTTATTCAGTGCACAAACCCCTCTCCCAAAAACATCTTCGCCCTTTAAACATGGGCGTTGGCCGACTTGGCACAACCGCTGCATTGGCTAATCCATCAATCATAAAACCCGGCCTTCAACGACGAAGAACGGGGTTCCCGAGAGAACGGGACAAGGACAAAGGCGTCCTCGCTAGGTAACTGGCGGGACGCCTTTTTTTGTTTGCGCACAATTTGTCGAGCAAGGCCGCAATGCCCCTATAAGGCAGGCCCCAGCTCCCGGAGAACCTGATGAAAAAACTAAAACTGGTGATGGTCGGCAACGGCATGGCCGGGGTTCGCACCCTGGAAGAATTGCTCAAGCTGAGCAATGAGCTGTACGACATCACGGTCTTCGGCGCCGAACCCCATGCCAACTACAACCGAATCCTGCTCTCTCCGGTGCTGGCCGGTGAGCAGACCTTCGAAGAGATCGTGCTCAACGATCTGGACTGGTACCTGGAAAACAACATCAAGCTGCTGCTCAGCCGCAAAGTCGTGCAGATCGATCGGGCAAAACGTCGGGTCATCGCCGACGACGGCACCGAGGCCGAATACGACCGCCTGCTGATCGCCACCGGTTCCACGCCGTTCATTCTGCCCATCCCTGGCAACACGCTGGATGGCGTCATCGGTTACCGCGACATCGCCGACACCCAGGCGATGATCGACACCGCCAAAACCCACAAGCACGCGGTGGTCATCGGTGGCGGCCTGCTCGGTCTTGAGGCGGCCAACGGCCTGATGCTGCGCGGCATGCACGTGACCGTGGTGCACATCGGCGAATGGTTGCTGGATCGCCAGCTGGACCCTATCAGCGGCCAACTGCTGCAAACCGCCCTTGAGGCACGCGGCCTGCATTTTCGACTGCGCGAACAGACCAACGCGTTGCACGACGCGGGCAACGGCCGGGTAGGCTCGGTCGAGTTCAAGAACGGTGACATCATCCCCGCCGATCTGGTGGTCATGGCTGCCGGCATCCGCCCCAATACCGAACTCGCCGAGCGCGCAGGCATCCCGTGCAACCGCGGGATCCTGGTCAACGACACCCTGCAAACCTATGACCCGCGCATTTACGCCATCGGCGAATGCGCCAGCCATCGCGGCATCGCTTACGGCCTGGTGGCGCCACTGTTCGAGCAAGCCAAGGTGTGCGCCAACCACCTCGCGCAACTGGGCTTTGCCCGCTACCAGGGCTCTGTCACCTCGACCAAGTTGAAGGTCACCGGCATCGACCTGTTCTCCGCTGGCGACTTTATGGGCGGTGAAGGCACCGAAACCATCACCCTCAGCGACCCTATCGGCGGGGTCTACAAAAAACTGGTGATCAAGGACGACATTCTGGTGGGCGCCTGCCTGTACGGCGACACCGCCGACGGTGGCTGGTACTTCCGCCAGATCCGTGAGAATCACGCCATCGGTGAGATCCGCGATCACCTGATGTTTGGTGAAAACGCTATTGGCGACGTAGGCCACCAGGGCCAGGACAAAGCCATGGGCATGGCCGACACCGCCGAAGTTTGCGGCTGCAATGGCGTGTGCAAAGGCACCATCGTCAAGGCGATCCAGGAACACGGGCTGTTCAGCGTCGACGACGTCAAAAAACACACCAAGGCCGCCAGCTCCTGCGGCTCCTGCACCGGTTTGGTAGAGCAGATTCTGATCAACACCGTGGGCGGCGCCGCAGACGTCAAACCCAAAAGCGAAAAAGCCATCTGCGGGTGCAGCGACCTCAACCACGGGCACATCCGCCAGGCCATCCGCGAACAGCATCTGCTGACCATCGCCGCCACCCTGAGCTACCTGAACTGGCGCACGCCCAACGGCTGCGCCACCTGCCGCCCGGCACTCAACTACTACCTGATCTCCACCTGGCCGGGCGAAGCAAAAGATGACCCGCAATCGCGCCTGATCAACGAGCGCGCCCACGCCAACATTCAAAAAGACGGCACCTACTCGGTTGTTCCGCGGATGTGGGGCGGTGTGACCAA
This genomic stretch from Pseudomonas deceptionensis harbors:
- the nirB gene encoding nitrite reductase large subunit NirB produces the protein MKKLKLVMVGNGMAGVRTLEELLKLSNELYDITVFGAEPHANYNRILLSPVLAGEQTFEEIVLNDLDWYLENNIKLLLSRKVVQIDRAKRRVIADDGTEAEYDRLLIATGSTPFILPIPGNTLDGVIGYRDIADTQAMIDTAKTHKHAVVIGGGLLGLEAANGLMLRGMHVTVVHIGEWLLDRQLDPISGQLLQTALEARGLHFRLREQTNALHDAGNGRVGSVEFKNGDIIPADLVVMAAGIRPNTELAERAGIPCNRGILVNDTLQTYDPRIYAIGECASHRGIAYGLVAPLFEQAKVCANHLAQLGFARYQGSVTSTKLKVTGIDLFSAGDFMGGEGTETITLSDPIGGVYKKLVIKDDILVGACLYGDTADGGWYFRQIRENHAIGEIRDHLMFGENAIGDVGHQGQDKAMGMADTAEVCGCNGVCKGTIVKAIQEHGLFSVDDVKKHTKAASSCGSCTGLVEQILINTVGGAADVKPKSEKAICGCSDLNHGHIRQAIREQHLLTIAATLSYLNWRTPNGCATCRPALNYYLISTWPGEAKDDPQSRLINERAHANIQKDGTYSVVPRMWGGVTNPSELRRIADVADKYNVPMVKVTGGQRIDLLGIKKHDLPGVWKDLDMPSGHAYGKSIRTVKTCVGSEFCRFGTQNSTQLGIELEHDLFNMWSPHKVKLAVSGCPRNCSEAGIKDVGIIGVDSGWEMYIGGNGGIKTEVAEFFVKLKTAEEVREYNGAFLQLYREEAFYLERTVHYLQRVGMEHIKKAVLEDPDRRKALNDRLQFSLSFEQDPWKERLAQPQLKKEFDVIPLKNLEVLA
- a CDS encoding bifunctional protein-serine/threonine kinase/phosphatase, whose translation is MSLQLSFAHASAIGPRAENQDALREVTPVPLLAASKGYLFAIADGVSQCADGGLAARSTLQALALDYYATPETWSVAQALERLLLAQNRWLQANGGGQPLLTTVSALVLRGRRFTLAHVGDCRVYRWHGETLQRISEDHVWDQPGMQHVLKRALGLDQHLVVDFLDDQLRQDETFVLLSDGVWSTLGDTAIAAILRDLPDLQSAAHTLVNAAHRAGSQDNASALLVRVDTLGESDIGDALMQLQQWPLPPVLRPGQHFEGWQVESHLGQSQQSLLYRVRDAQQQPWLLKTLPARLHDDHQAGQALLSEEWFLKRVAGRHFPEVHPASQRQHLYYVMREYAGITLEKLYARGGPLPLAQWLDLAERLLRAVGLLHRRQIFHRDIKPHNVLLSDDGELRVLDFGLAYCPGLSEDLPSALPGTPSYIAPEAFRGEKPAARQDLYAVGVTLYYLLTGHYPYGEIEAFQRPRFGVPVSASRYRPDLPEWIAHSLERGVAADPQQRFETAEEWLLQLEQGERQSLNVRPRPLLEREPLMVWRAVALMSLLINLALMFLLLHT